From Nicotiana tabacum cultivar K326 chromosome 15, ASM71507v2, whole genome shotgun sequence, the proteins below share one genomic window:
- the LOC107830522 gene encoding 6,7-dimethyl-8-ribityllumazine synthase, chloroplastic-like isoform X1: MILFVKITRSMSSAWKQIQRVRKMANTVAFGEIALVPLPLRQSTFNPSHRPLFSLSFHNTTISSSPKLTALLSFTQSQGFGFASKEQKRTDLVQTSAVRELRGSLLSAQEHRFAIVVARFNDLITKKLLEGALDTFKSYSVREENIDVVWVPGSFEIGVVAQQLGKSQKYQSILCIGAVIKGDTSHYDAVVNATTSGVLSAGLNSGTPCIFGVLTCDTLEQAFNRAGGKSGNKGAEAALTAD, encoded by the exons ATGATCCTATTTGTGAAAATCACCCGGTCTATGAGTTCGGCTTGGAAG CAAATTCAAAGAGTGAGGAAAATGGCAAATACTGTGGCATTTGGAGAAATTGCTCTTGTTCCACTTCCACTTCGTCAATCAACTTTCAATCCCTCACATCGTCCCCTCTTCTCCCTATCTTTCCATAAcacaaccatttcttcttcacctaAACTAACTGCTCTTCTCTCTTTCACTCAATCTCAAG GTTTTGGATTTGCAAGCAAGGAACAAAAACGTACGGATTTAGTTCAGACATCTGCTGTTCGAGAGTTGAGGGGTTCTCTTCTATCTGCCCAGGAACATCGCTTTGCTATT GTGGTGGCACGTTTTAACGATCTGATCACCAAGAAGCTTTTGGAGGGTGCTTTGGACACTTTCAAGAGTTACTCTGTCAGAGAAGAAAACATTGAC GTTGTATGGGTTCCTGGTAGTTTTGAAATTGGTGTTGTTGCACAGCAACTTGGCAAGTCGCAAAAATATCAATCAATATTGTGTATTGGTGCTGTG ATTAAAGGTGATACCTCTCACTACGATGCTGTGGTTAATGCTACCACATCTGGAGTACTTTCAGCAGGTTTAAATTCGG GTACTCCTTGCATATTTGGTGTTCTGACATGTGATACCTTGGAACAG GCTTTCAATCGTGCTGGTGGAAAGTCTGGGAATAAAGGTGCCGAAGCAGCATTGACAGCT GATTGA
- the LOC107830522 gene encoding 6,7-dimethyl-8-ribityllumazine synthase, chloroplastic-like isoform X2 translates to MANTVAFGEIALVPLPLRQSTFNPSHRPLFSLSFHNTTISSSPKLTALLSFTQSQGFGFASKEQKRTDLVQTSAVRELRGSLLSAQEHRFAIVVARFNDLITKKLLEGALDTFKSYSVREENIDVVWVPGSFEIGVVAQQLGKSQKYQSILCIGAVIKGDTSHYDAVVNATTSGVLSAGLNSGTPCIFGVLTCDTLEQAFNRAGGKSGNKGAEAALTAD, encoded by the exons ATGGCAAATACTGTGGCATTTGGAGAAATTGCTCTTGTTCCACTTCCACTTCGTCAATCAACTTTCAATCCCTCACATCGTCCCCTCTTCTCCCTATCTTTCCATAAcacaaccatttcttcttcacctaAACTAACTGCTCTTCTCTCTTTCACTCAATCTCAAG GTTTTGGATTTGCAAGCAAGGAACAAAAACGTACGGATTTAGTTCAGACATCTGCTGTTCGAGAGTTGAGGGGTTCTCTTCTATCTGCCCAGGAACATCGCTTTGCTATT GTGGTGGCACGTTTTAACGATCTGATCACCAAGAAGCTTTTGGAGGGTGCTTTGGACACTTTCAAGAGTTACTCTGTCAGAGAAGAAAACATTGAC GTTGTATGGGTTCCTGGTAGTTTTGAAATTGGTGTTGTTGCACAGCAACTTGGCAAGTCGCAAAAATATCAATCAATATTGTGTATTGGTGCTGTG ATTAAAGGTGATACCTCTCACTACGATGCTGTGGTTAATGCTACCACATCTGGAGTACTTTCAGCAGGTTTAAATTCGG GTACTCCTTGCATATTTGGTGTTCTGACATGTGATACCTTGGAACAG GCTTTCAATCGTGCTGGTGGAAAGTCTGGGAATAAAGGTGCCGAAGCAGCATTGACAGCT GATTGA
- the LOC107830522 gene encoding uncharacterized protein LOC107830522 isoform X3, protein MIEHWPWKLISKTKIPTKVMCFSWTALREAILTQDNLCRRNFQLVNRCYMCQQQSESVNHLFLHWSVAADLWRMFLSVFGISWATPQTIKEAVESWSLWKVDRTINQEDLADDSSMHFLVVWVPGSFEIGVVAQQLGKSQKYQSILCIGAVIKGDTSHYDAVVNATTSGVLSAGLNSGTPCIFGVLTCDTLEQAFNRAGGKSGNKGAEAALTAD, encoded by the exons ATGATTGAGCACTGGCCATGGAAGCTGATCTCGAAGACTAAAATCCCCACAAAAGTCATGTGCTTTTCCTGGACAGCCCTCAGAGAAGCAATTTTGACACAAGACAACCTGTGCAGAAGGAACTTTCAGCTAGTAAACAGATGCTATATGTGTCAACAACAATCAGAATCAGTCAATCACTTGTTTTTGCATTGGTCAGTGGCTGCTGATCTGTGGCGCATGTTCTTATCAGTTTTTGGCATAAGTTGGGCAACTCCTCAGACTATAAAGGAAGCAGTGGAAAGTTGGAGTCTCTGGAAAGTTGATAGAACCATCAACCAAGAAGATCTGGCAGATGATTCCAGCATGCATTTTCTG GTTGTATGGGTTCCTGGTAGTTTTGAAATTGGTGTTGTTGCACAGCAACTTGGCAAGTCGCAAAAATATCAATCAATATTGTGTATTGGTGCTGTG ATTAAAGGTGATACCTCTCACTACGATGCTGTGGTTAATGCTACCACATCTGGAGTACTTTCAGCAGGTTTAAATTCGG GTACTCCTTGCATATTTGGTGTTCTGACATGTGATACCTTGGAACAG GCTTTCAATCGTGCTGGTGGAAAGTCTGGGAATAAAGGTGCCGAAGCAGCATTGACAGCT GATTGA